The genomic DNA AGTGAGACACGTTGGTCTTCTAGACATATAGCATGTCGCAATATCGTGAACAGGTTGCCTGCAATTTTGCGTGTACTAGAAGAGATCTCATCAGAGAACAATGCACAGAGAGCTGTAGAAGCAAAGGGCATTCTGGTTCAAATGGATCTGAATTTTGTTGGTTGCCTTGCACTCTTCAGAAAAGTATTGAGTGATTCTATTATGGTTTATTACCTAACTGAATTCTTTTTTGATGACCTGTGGACTGATATTGTAGAAACGTGAAAAAAGTGGCATTTCAACCCAACACATCCCAAAACGATCAATACAGAAAGCAAGAAAACTTCATGATTCTCTCGTTAATTCTACCCTTGGACAGCATGCAGACCCAGACAGCAAACAAATGTTCAGAATCCAAGTATTCTACCCAGTTATAGATTGTATGATGGGAGAAATGGAAAGACGCTTTTCTAGGCTGAACTGTAATATTATGAAAGGTGTTCAGGCATTAAATCCATCAAGTGGCACATTTTTGAGAGAGGAGGATGTACTACTTCTTGCCCGTGCTTATGACTCCAATACTGACGATCTGAAGCATGAAGTACCTCAGATTAGGCGAGTCTTAGAAAGACTTGCAAAGAGTGATGAAACAGTTCCTACCACTCTCCTACAGTTTGTGAGTTTCTTGGAGTCGTataatgatgtgttttttgaACTGTTCCGGCTGTGTAAAATAGCTGTAGTGTAGCCTGTCAGCAGTGCATCTTGTGAAAGGACCTTTCTCTGCTTTGAGGAtaattaaaaactatttacgaTCAACTATGACAGAGGAAACACTGTCCAATCTGTCTATACTCAGTATTGaatccaaacacacaaaagcatTGGATTTGGATGAGTTTGTCAGACGGTTTGCTAATCAACATGGAAATCGCCGCATTCAGTTGTTGTAGACACAGTATTCTTCAACGTGGCCTAAtgtaatgaaaaataaactttaattcaattcaattcaattcaattcaattcaattttatttatatagcgccaaatcacaacataagttgcctcaaggcgcttcatagatacagagaaaaacccaacaatcatatgacccctatgagcaagcactttggcaacagtgggaagggaaaactcccttttaacaggaagaaacctccagcagaaccaggctcagggaggggcggggccatctgctgcgaccggttggggtgagagaaggaagacaggataaaagacatgctgtggaagagggacagaggttaataacagatatgattcaatgcagagaggtctgttaatacatagtgagtgagaaaggtgactggaaaggaaaaactcaatgcatcatgggaatcccccggcagcctacgtctattgcagcataactaagggaggattcagggtcacctggtccagccctaactatatgctttagcaaaaaggaaagtttgaagcctaatcttgaaagtagagatagtgtctgtctcctgaatccaaactggaagctggttccacagaagaggggcctgaaaactgaaggctctgcctcccattctacttttaaatactctaggaacaacaagtaggcctgcagagcgagagcgaagtgctctaatagggtgatatggtactacaaggtcattaagataagatggggcctgattatttaagaccttgtatgtgaggagcaggattttgaattcaattctggatttaacaggaagccaatgaagggaagccaaaaagggagaaatatgctctctctttctaatccctgtcaggactcttgctgcagcattttggattaactcaaggcttttcagtgagttttttggacttcctgataataatgaattacagtcgtccagcctggaagtaataaatgcatgaactagtttttcagcttcactctgagacaggatatttctaattttagagatgttgcgcaaatggaagaacgcagtcttacatatttgtttaatatgtgcgttgaaggacatgtcctggtcaaaaatgactccaaggttcctcacagcgttactggaggccaaggtaatgccatccagagtaagaatctggttagataccatatttctaggcttttcagggccgagtacaataacctcagtttgatccgaattaagaagcagaaagttagcggccatccaggtctttatgtctttaagacattcctgcagtttaactcattggtgtgtgttatctggcttcatggacagatagagctgggtgtcatctgcatagcagtgtaaatgtatgctatgtcttctaatgatactgcctaagggaagcatgtataatgtaaacagaattggtcctagcactgaaccctgtggaactccataattaacctcagtgtgtgaagaggactctccatttacatgcacaaactggagtctattagatagatatgatacaaaccactgcagtgcagtacctgtattacctacagcatgttctaatcgctctaataggatattatggtcgacagtatcgaatgctgcactgaggtctagcaggacaagcacagagatgagtccactgtcagaggccataagaagatcatttgtaaccttcactaaagctgtttctgtgctgtgatgagctctgaaacctgactgaaactcttcaaataaaccattcctctgcagatgatctgttagctgtttgacaactactctttcaaggatttttgatatgaaaggaaggttggagattggcctataattagctgagactgctgggtctagagatgctttttgagtaaaggtttaactacagccagcttgaaggcctgtggtacatagccgatcattagagataggttgatcatatttaagatcgaagaattaattaatggcaggacttctttgagcagttttgtaggaatggggtctaaaagacacgttgatggtttggaggaagtaattattgaagttaactcagaaagatcaattggagaaaaagagtctaacttaacatcaatggtactaagagtagctgtagataatattacatctgtgggatgattattggtaattttttctctaatgattaaaattttatttgtgaagaagttcatgaagtcattactagttaacgttaaagggattgttggctcacaagagctctgactgtttgtcagcctggctacagtgctgaagaaaaacctggggttgttcttattcttcaatcagtgatgaatagtaagatgttctggctttgcggagggctttcttataaagcagcaaactatttctccaggctaaatgatgatcctctaaatttgtgacacgccatttcctctccagattacgagtcatctgctttaggctacgtgtttgagaattataccacggagtcaggtacttctgatttgagaccttagttttcacaggagctacagtatccagagtcgtacgtagtgaggaggtgaaattattaacaagataatcgacctctgttggggtagcgttcagatagctgctctgctctgtgttggtacagggcattgaagatgataacagtgggtggattatattcttaaacttagttacagcgctttcagaaagacatctactttgataaagtctactctccactgctgtgtaatcaattattgtaaatgtaaatgttatcaggaaatgatcagacaggagagggttttcaggaaacactgttaaaagttcagtttctatgccatatgttaaaacatgaTCTATAGAGTGTgtttaaagtggtgggtgggttcttttacattttgagagaaaccaattgagtctaataacagattaaatgccatgttgaggctgtcatttttagcatctacatggatgttaaaatcacccaaaataattattttatctgagctcagaactaaattagatataaagtctgagaaatcagacagaaactctgtgtaaggcccaggtggatgatagatgataacaagtaagactggtttctgagttttacagctggggtggacaatgttaagcatcaggctttcaaatgaattaaaagtctgtcttggtctttcattaattaataggctggtgtgaaaaattgctgccacaccgccccctcggcctgtgcttcgaggtttctggtagttagaatgactcgggggtgttgattcatttaaactaacataatcatcctgctgcaaccaggtttctgtaaggcagagtaaatcgatttgttgatcaattattaagtcatgtactaacagagacttggaggagagagacctaatatttaataatccacatttcactgttttactctttggttcagatgtggatactttattgttctttctttgtaattgtttatgttataataaagtttataataaagttctatcttatcttatcttatgtttaagttgtttattgctggtttttagtttgttttttgtctgtttgggagctgacacagtctctatggagatgtgttttttttggggggggggggggggggggtagcaggaggagagaagctgcagagaggcatgtaagactgcaactctgtgGACGCGGAGCATTTTCCGACAGTAAAGGCGTTTTCAAATTTAAGTACTTGACTAGTGAATCCTGATGGTGAAAACggtttttttcatatattttgttcagtgttttctgttaagtgcagatttctgacctTTTGGTGTAAATGTAAGGATGTAATACACTTTTGAATGTATTTCCAACATAAAAAGAGTTTGAAAGTTAATTAAAAATACAAGTCCAACTTAATCCACCTTGTATTGTGTAGGTTTCTGGATTTTGTACTTATTGGGATATATGCTTATTTGTTGTATAGGCTATGAACTGAAATATTTAGTTATTTTGGCTAATGCCAAAAAGAATGTTAGACTACGCTATATTAAACAAAAATTGATGTATTTTGACTATATATGGCATGTATTAGAAAACGTAGCACCTGCAAATGTGTAAAGAAATGGCTTCGACTTTGCCACCCTATCTGATCTCCATGCCACCCCAAAAATTtttctctagatccgcccctgccaGGATGAGGCGTACGAGTCCTGCGTCCATCTCCTGGTGGAGCGTTTGGTCAACAGCGAAAATGCAACCGTTTTTTGTTACGGGCAGACTGGATCAGGCAAGACGTACACACTGGGTGGAAGGAGCCAGCGagttctcactcgcttttgcgcATGCACAGGACTGGAATGTAAGCATTttcggccgtttcaatgtggacgcacaactctgtgaaaacgactgaaaatgctagtgtggacgcggagcaTTTTCCGACAAAAACgccattttcaaatctatcTGGGCTAGTGTGGACATAGCCTGAGGCTCATCGAAGGCACCATCTCACCTGAAAACAGTCTATCAGAGGGTCAGCACATCTGATGGACTGGTACAGGAAACCCACAGCACTGGGACCACCTTGGAACCAGCACGAGTGCTTTGGGTTTACTGGGCATTCTGGGTTTTGGAAAAAGCTTTGAGTGGtcaaaaaacccacacacaaaaacaggattaaatttattacattttacctatgtagcaccaaatcacaacaacagtccctttacattgtaaggtagaggccctgcaataatacagagGAATCCCAcaatcctgttaaaagggagcttttccttcccactgtcatagGGGTCCTGTggaagaaaggggggggggggggggggggtcatttgCTCCTGATGGAGGGAGCCTCTGTTTACTacacaataataaaatgtaGGGCTAGTGTTACATCAGGCTTTTCTGGGTTAAACATTTCCATCTTTTTTCCTGTGAAGTTTGTTAAAACTACACGACTGATCGACGAGAAACAGTTGGGCTGATGACTGATGACAGTAGGAGGTGTGTAAGTGTGCATTACAGCAACACTTCAGAAGAAGTGAGCGTGCTCCACACTGGTTCTGTGTGAACCTATGGGAATCTGTAAATCTGCTCCTTAACGTGATTAGTTGTGGCTATCTTCTCGAGGTACACATTGGATATTTGTTGTTTCGTCCTGGTTAGTGGCTCTGACACTCACTAGTCCTTGGCCTCCTTCCTTCTTATAACCCACCACAAGGTTCAGTACTTAGTCCTTTACTTTTTATACTGTATTTAAACTAATTAGAATGTCTTGATTTAAATACCACTGTGTTTGTCAGTGAGGAAATCCTGGATCAGCTCCTGGGTACTGTAAAGGTATAAAAACTGTTTCTTATAAATGGGTTATTATAAAATTTAAGAACATCCACTATCCATTTGGAAATCAACCAATAAATCATAATAGTAAATTCAGCATAAACAATGTTGAAACTGATGATGGATCCAAAACTAAAGTTCATAGGTGTATTGTTAGATTGTAAATGAAgttgccccccacccccaccccatgAAACACAtcttaacagttttttttctaagaaaaaaactttattaCACAAAGAGGACTTGTAAATATGGATTgtctttaaaaactgtactgtaTTGTATGTAGCTCCATACTTGCTCTACTGGGTCAACAGGGGGGGATTAACATAAAACAATGACAAACTCAGTATGTTTAAAAGAAAGCAGTAAGAATAGTGTACAAAGCAAGGAGTGGCGATCCCAGCACCCCACTGTTCATTCTTTAATAACATTTTATGAatcaaaagattttaaaatgatacgATGATGTTATTACCATAGAGAGGGATTTGAGGGTCTCTCTGGTTACAGTGTTACTTCAGAACTCCAATAATTTGGATAAAAGGCAGACGATGGATGCCACTGTGGAGTGTCCATGCTTTGGTTTTAGGCTGCTTCTCCACAGACGTCACACATTTACTGCTTATGTCCAGAGTGGGTTTGCAGATGGTTTATTAAGTATCTTTTATGAGTAAAGGCCTTTCCACACTGACCACAGCTGAACTGTTTAACCCCACTGTGGGTGAGCTGATGTCTCCGTAGGTTAGTAATCAGCGTAAAGGCCTTTCCACACTGACCACAGCTGAATGGTTTAATTCCACTGTGGAGGAGCTGGTGAttttttaaatcacctttctgacTAAAACACTTTCCACACTGATCGCAGCTGAATGGTTTAACCCCACTGTGGGTAAACTGGTGTCTTTTCAATTCACCCATCTCAGTAAAGGCCTTTCCACACTCCCCACAGATGAATGCTTTAACCCCACTGTGGATGAGCTGATGTCTTTTTAAGCTCCTGTGGCTAACAAAACCTTTTCCACACTCCTCACAGCTGAAAGGCTTAACGTCACTGTGGGTGaactggtgtgtttttaaatcatccCTGCGAGTGAAACactttccacactgatcacactTGAATGGTTTAACCCCACTGTGGATCAGCTGGTGTTTCTTTAAGATCCCACTGAAAGCAAAACCCTTTCCACACTGCTCACAGGTGAATGCTGTaattccactgtggatgagcttatgtgtttttaatttactcGGGcaagtaaaagactttccacactgcTCACAGGTGAATGGTTTAACCCCACTGTGGGTAAACTGGTGTCTTTTCAAATCACCCTTCTCTGTAAAAGCCTTTCCACACTCGCCGCAGACAAATGCTTTAATTCCACTGTGGGTGACCTGGTGTCGTTTTAATTTACTAATGCAAGTGAACGcctttccacactgatcacagatgtatggtttaactccactgtgagTGAGCTGATGACTGTTTAAATCACTCGTCTCATTAAAACTCCTTCCACACTGACCACAGCAGAATGGTTTAACCCCACTGTGGATGAGCTGGTGTCTCTGTAACTTACTAACGCAGGTAAAACCCCTTCCACAGTGGTCACAGCTGAATGGCTTAACCCCACTGTGGACGAAGTGATGCTGTTTTAAATCACTCTTCCGAATAAAACACCTCCCACACTGCTCACAGCTGAATGGTTTAACCCCACTGTGGATGAGCTGGTGCTTTTTTAAATCACTCGACTGAGTAAAACCCTTTCCACACTGCTCACAGATGAAGGGTCTGTCCCCACTGTGGATGCGTTGGTGTCTTCTGAGGTGGTCCATCTTGGCGAAAGCCTTTCCACAGACGACACAACGATGCACTCTGTTTCCCTTTGCGGGTGGTGGGTGAGCTTTGTCAGGCCCACTGCAGTGCTGAGGTCTCTGgccattttttcctctttgttccTGTAGTGACAGAAACTAATCTGTGAACCTGCAGTCCTGAGACAATGTCACTGAATTCATGTTAGCATGTGTATGAACCTGTCTCCTCACCGCTTGTGGAGAATCAATTTCTAAACTCTTCCTTTgctcctccatctcctcctgTTGGGATGGAAAAGATCATCATTGATAATCAAACACAATCCAAACACTTGCTGGCAGTTACCTTTAGACCATAAAGATATTGAACTCTGAAGctgcatatttttatttaatatggATGCATTACTCATTGGTATTGATCAATTGtcaatttgcatatcagcaAGCCTGTTGTTAGGCAGTGGTGTGTTGATCTCCAGGGCCAGCAACAAGTCTGGTTCAGTCATTTGGCAGGTGTTGATAAACTGTGTGGGAGGAAGGATGaaagacccaaatgcaggactcacggGAAACCAAGGCTACGTCTACACTAATCTGGACAAATTTGAAAACTGAAAACGTCCACACTATTGTTTTCAATCAGTTTTGAACAGTTGTGCATCCACACTAAAACGACTAAAAACAATTACTTTGCtgtactgcgcatgcgtgaaacgtAAGATGATTCGACCTGCGTtatttctgtctgccgtttatttactttccggctctttgaaatgTCTAGGAAAAGCATCAAGTTTTTTAAAtagactaacaatgaggtggagttgctgcaagtaacacaaaagtacaaagttgcaaaagtgagtgagaattaaagaatttgaagaaaagctatctggagcatgtccgaactgatattaatctttgatatggctgtcaaaattgagagcaaacaaaataaCTGCTGTACAATGCCGTCCGCCATTTTGGTTGAATTGGTCACATGaatgcatcacatgactaaaattcGTCATCGTTTTCAAAAGGCCTGCGTTTTCGCAGGGCACACTGCGATGCAAAACCagcgttttcaaatgtatccacTTTGGAAAGCGTTTTCAAAAAGGTCAGTTTTCCTTGACCAAAAACACTGTCTCAGTGTAGACGGAAGgccaaaatggagagaaaaGACACGTTTTCAAACGAAAAGGCATTAGTGTGCACATGGCCCAAGGAGTAACTAAGGGAGGCAGCTTTAGTGGCTGTACGAAACCCGAACATTAACACGAGAAAACTGACCAAAAACTAGAAACAATGAACTACAGCAGAAACTGGGAAACTCGAACTGGGAATCACAAGATGCACGGAGGAAACACACAGCACTATGAGGGAACATGATGGTGCGATgcgacagacagacagatgaaaaCACAGGAACGGaaccagaaagaaaaacaaatagtcCAGAAGGCCGCGGCAGTGCAGATACAGTTCAGGGGCCGACCGCGTGGAAAGTGGTAGGGGCGAAGGCGAAGTGGGTCTGGAGGCCAACCTTGCGGAAAGCAGCGGCGGCGTACTGGAAGCAGCTCCGGAGGTCGACCGCGTGGGAAGAGGCGACAACgccacagttcaggaggccacCTTTGATGGCGAAGATCCTTGGCCAATAGATCCTGAGTACGACGATGGCAAAGGAGGGCCTTTTCTGGAACCCAATGAAGAAGATGACGGAGACAAAGAGCTTCAGGTGACTTGGATGGCAGCCATCGTTGGTGTGGTTTGGAGGATTGTGGGCATCAATGTAGTTTGGTGGATGGCCAAAATCGGTGTGATTTGGCGGATGGACGAGGATGTGCTGGCCTAATCCGACGTGGACGTATCCAGAGAACAACACTAAGCACTGGTCAccaacccaggaccatgacaggtacAGCAAAATCAAAATGAACCGACCCAAAATGCCTCGAGGAGCTCCAATGTATGCCCAGTCGAGTGCTGTTGTgttatcattgtttttgtttaaaactgCGGGCTGCGTGGGCCTGATGTGGTTACACTTTATATTCACACGCTACTCCTAAATGCATTTCTATTGCAGGTCTGTTTGTAGTCGCACATGTGGGTGAAACACGTTTACATCATTTAATGCTACAGAGCCAtccattaagataagataagatgacctttattagtcccacaggtgggaaatttgttttgttacagcaaaagtgcaaagttatgtagcagaaattagaaaacactggaatgcaataaaatacaatagaataaaatataaatacaaatactatatacaactgagtgggaaaatacaaaaatacaacttcgTCAGAAGAAGAATTGCACATATAGTAGTCTTATTGCACATGTGAGGgtttgatcagctgcaaaagtctttattgtggagtctgacagctgtggggaggaaagacctgtgaaatctctccgtcccacaccatgggtgccgcagtctcccactgaaggagctgctcagtgctgtcagagtctcctgcatggggtgggagatgttgtccaacagggatgacagcttagccacctttctcctgtcactcaccacctccactgggtccagagggcatcctagaacagagctggcccttctgatcagcctgtt from Maylandia zebra isolate NMK-2024a linkage group LG15, Mzebra_GT3a, whole genome shotgun sequence includes the following:
- the LOC101463733 gene encoding uncharacterized protein LOC101463733 isoform X1 — encoded protein: MEEMEEQRKSLEIDSPQAEQRGKNGQRPQHCSGPDKAHPPPAKGNRVHRCVVCGKAFAKMDHLRRHQRIHSGDRPFICEQCGKGFTQSSDLKKHQLIHSGVKPFSCEQCGRCFIRKSDLKQHHFVHSGVKPFSCDHCGRGFTCVSKLQRHQLIHSGVKPFCCGQCGRSFNETSDLNSHQLTHSGVKPYICDQCGKAFTCISKLKRHQVTHSGIKAFVCGECGKAFTEKGDLKRHQFTHSGVKPFTCEQCGKSFTCPSKLKTHKLIHSGITAFTCEQCGKGFAFSGILKKHQLIHSGVKPFKCDQCGKCFTRRDDLKTHQFTHSDVKPFSCEECGKGFVSHRSLKRHQLIHSGVKAFICGECGKAFTEMGELKRHQFTHSGVKPFSCDQCGKCFSQKGDLKNHQLLHSGIKPFSCGQCGKAFTLITNLRRHQLTHSGVKQFSCGQCGKAFTHKRYLINHLQTHSGHKQ
- the LOC101463733 gene encoding uncharacterized protein LOC101463733 isoform X2 → MEEQRKSLEIDSPQAEQRGKNGQRPQHCSGPDKAHPPPAKGNRVHRCVVCGKAFAKMDHLRRHQRIHSGDRPFICEQCGKGFTQSSDLKKHQLIHSGVKPFSCEQCGRCFIRKSDLKQHHFVHSGVKPFSCDHCGRGFTCVSKLQRHQLIHSGVKPFCCGQCGRSFNETSDLNSHQLTHSGVKPYICDQCGKAFTCISKLKRHQVTHSGIKAFVCGECGKAFTEKGDLKRHQFTHSGVKPFTCEQCGKSFTCPSKLKTHKLIHSGITAFTCEQCGKGFAFSGILKKHQLIHSGVKPFKCDQCGKCFTRRDDLKTHQFTHSDVKPFSCEECGKGFVSHRSLKRHQLIHSGVKAFICGECGKAFTEMGELKRHQFTHSGVKPFSCDQCGKCFSQKGDLKNHQLLHSGIKPFSCGQCGKAFTLITNLRRHQLTHSGVKQFSCGQCGKAFTHKRYLINHLQTHSGHKQ